A stretch of the Elephas maximus indicus isolate mEleMax1 chromosome 3, mEleMax1 primary haplotype, whole genome shotgun sequence genome encodes the following:
- the CTPS1 gene encoding CTP synthase 1 isoform X2, with product MKYILVTGGVISGIGKGIIASSVGTILKSCGLHVTSIKIDPYINIDAGTFSPYEHGEVFVLDDGGEVDLDLGNYERFLDIRLTKDNNLTTGKIYQHVINKERKGDYLGKTVQVVPHITDAIQEWIMRQALIPVDEDGLEPQVCVIELGGTVGDIESMPFIEAFRQFQFKVKRENFCNIHVSLVPQPSSTREQKTKPTQNSIRDLRGLGLSPDLVVCRCSNPLDTSVKKKISMYCHVEPEQVICVHDVSSIYRVPLLLEEQGVVDYFLRRLDLPIERQPRKMLMKWKEMADRYDRLLETCSIALVGKYTKFSDSYASVTKALEHSALAINHRLEIKYIDSTDLEPSTLQEEPVRYHEAWQKLCSAHGVLVPGGFGVRGTEGKIQAIAWARKQKKPFLGVCLGMQLAVVEFSRNVLGWQDANSTEFDPKTSHPVVIDMPEHNPGQMGGTMRLGKRRTLFQTKNSVMRKLYGDPEFLEERHRHRFEVNPVLKKCLEEQGLKFVGQDVGGERMEIVELEDHPFFVGVQYHPEFLSRPIKPSPPYFGLLLASVGRLPHYLQKGCRLSPRDTYSDRSGSSSPDSEITELKFPSINHD from the exons atgaagtaCATTCTAGTTACTGGCGGTGTTATATCAGGAATTGGAAAAGGAATCATTGCCAGCAGTGTGGGCACAATACTGAAGTCATGTGGTTTACATGTAACTTCAATTAAAATTGACCCATACATTAACATTGATGCAGGAACCTTCTCTCCTTACGAGCATG GGGAAGTTTTTGTGTTGGATGATGGTGGTGAAGTAGACCTTGACCTGGGTAACTATGAGCGGTTCCTTGACATCCGCCTCACCAAGGACAATAATCTGACCACTGGAAAGATATACCAGCACGTCATTAACAAGGAACGCAAAGGAGATTACTTGGGGAAAACCGTCCAAG tTGTCCCTCACATCACAGATGCAATCCAGGAGTGGATAATGAGACAGGCGTTAATACCAGTAGATGAAGACGGCCTGGAGCCTCAAGTGTGTGTTATTGAG CTCGGTGGAACAGTGGGAGATATAGAAAGCATGCCGTTTATTGAGGCTTTCCGTCAATTCCAGTTCAAAGTCAAAAGAGAGAACTTTTGTAATATCCACGTCAGTCTAGTCCCTCAG CCAAGTTCAACAAGGGAACAGAAGACTAAACCCACTCAGAATAGCATTCGGGATCTCAGAGGACTTGGGCTTTCCCCAGATCTG GTTGTGTGCAGGTGCTCAAATCCTCTCGACACATCGgtgaaaaagaaaatctcaatGTACTGCCATGTGGAACCTGAACAA gtCATCTGTGTCCACGATGTCTCATCCATCTACCGAGTCCCCTTGTTACTAGAAGAGCAAGGGGTTGTAGATTATTTTCTTCGAAGACTCGATCTCCCTATTGAGAGGCAGCCACGAAAAATGCTGATGAAGTGGAAAGAGATGGCTGACAG ATACGATCGCTTGCTGGAGACCTGCTCTATTGCCCTTGTGGGAAAATACACCAAGTTCTCTGACTCGTACGCCTCGGTCACGAAAGCTCTGGAGCACTCTGCACTGGCCATCAACCACAGACTGGAAATCAAG TACATAGATTCTACCGACCTGGAGCCAAGCACCTTACAGGAAGAGCCCGTCCGGTACCACGAAGCATGGCAGAAGCTCTGTAGTGCTCA tggAGTGCTGGTTCCAGGCGGGTTTGGTGTTCGAGGAACGGAAGGAAAGATCCAAGCAATCGCCTGGGCTCGAAAACAGAAAAAGCCCTTTTTGG GTGTGTGCTTAGGAATGCAGCTGGCAGTGGTTGAATTCTCAAGAAATGTGCTGGGATGGCAAG ATGCCAATTCTACAGAGTTTGACCCTAAGACAAGTCACCCTGTG GTCATAGACATGCCGGAACACAATCCTGGGCAGATGGGTGGAACCATGAGGCTGGGCAAGAGGAGGACCCTGTTCCAGACCAAGAACTCAGTCATGA gaaaactctatggagatcCGGAATTCCTGGAGGAGAGGCATCGCCACAGATTCGAG GTAAATCCAGTCTTGAAAAAGTGTTTGGAAGAGCAAGGCTTGAAGTTTGTTGGCCAAGATGTTGGAGGAGAGAGAATGGAAATCGTGGAGTTGGAAG ATCACCCCTTTTTTGTTGGGGTTCAGTACCACCCTGAGTTCCTGTCCAGACCTATCAAGCCTTCCCCGCCCTACTTCGGCCTCCTCCTAGCCTCTGTAGGGAGGCTCCCACATTACCTGCAGAAAGGCTGCCGGCTCTCACCTAG GGACACCTACAGTGACAGAAGTGGAAGCAGCTCCCCTGACTCTGAAATCACTGAATTGAAATTCCCATCAATAAATCATGACTGA
- the CTPS1 gene encoding CTP synthase 1 isoform X1, which translates to MKYILVTGGVISGIGKGIIASSVGTILKSCGLHVTSIKIDPYINIDAGTFSPYEHGEVFVLDDGGEVDLDLGNYERFLDIRLTKDNNLTTGKIYQHVINKERKGDYLGKTVQVVPHITDAIQEWIMRQALIPVDEDGLEPQVCVIELGGTVGDIESMPFIEAFRQFQFKVKRENFCNIHVSLVPQPSSTREQKTKPTQNSIRDLRGLGLSPDLVVCRCSNPLDTSVKKKISMYCHVEPEQVICVHDVSSIYRVPLLLEEQGVVDYFLRRLDLPIERQPRKMLMKWKEMADRYDRLLETCSIALVGKYTKFSDSYASVTKALEHSALAINHRLEIKYIDSTDLEPSTLQEEPVRYHEAWQKLCSAHGVLVPGGFGVRGTEGKIQAIAWARKQKKPFLGVCLGMQLAVVEFSRNVLGWQDANSTEFDPKTSHPVVIDMPEHNPGQMGGTMRLGKRRTLFQTKNSVMRKLYGDPEFLEERHRHRFEVNPVLKKCLEEQGLKFVGQDVGGERMEIVELEDHPFFVGVQYHPEFLSRPIKPSPPYFGLLLASVGRLPHYLQKGCRLSPRWGRWSLSHQLLIFSSPLKNKSQTHFHRVDSDS; encoded by the exons atgaagtaCATTCTAGTTACTGGCGGTGTTATATCAGGAATTGGAAAAGGAATCATTGCCAGCAGTGTGGGCACAATACTGAAGTCATGTGGTTTACATGTAACTTCAATTAAAATTGACCCATACATTAACATTGATGCAGGAACCTTCTCTCCTTACGAGCATG GGGAAGTTTTTGTGTTGGATGATGGTGGTGAAGTAGACCTTGACCTGGGTAACTATGAGCGGTTCCTTGACATCCGCCTCACCAAGGACAATAATCTGACCACTGGAAAGATATACCAGCACGTCATTAACAAGGAACGCAAAGGAGATTACTTGGGGAAAACCGTCCAAG tTGTCCCTCACATCACAGATGCAATCCAGGAGTGGATAATGAGACAGGCGTTAATACCAGTAGATGAAGACGGCCTGGAGCCTCAAGTGTGTGTTATTGAG CTCGGTGGAACAGTGGGAGATATAGAAAGCATGCCGTTTATTGAGGCTTTCCGTCAATTCCAGTTCAAAGTCAAAAGAGAGAACTTTTGTAATATCCACGTCAGTCTAGTCCCTCAG CCAAGTTCAACAAGGGAACAGAAGACTAAACCCACTCAGAATAGCATTCGGGATCTCAGAGGACTTGGGCTTTCCCCAGATCTG GTTGTGTGCAGGTGCTCAAATCCTCTCGACACATCGgtgaaaaagaaaatctcaatGTACTGCCATGTGGAACCTGAACAA gtCATCTGTGTCCACGATGTCTCATCCATCTACCGAGTCCCCTTGTTACTAGAAGAGCAAGGGGTTGTAGATTATTTTCTTCGAAGACTCGATCTCCCTATTGAGAGGCAGCCACGAAAAATGCTGATGAAGTGGAAAGAGATGGCTGACAG ATACGATCGCTTGCTGGAGACCTGCTCTATTGCCCTTGTGGGAAAATACACCAAGTTCTCTGACTCGTACGCCTCGGTCACGAAAGCTCTGGAGCACTCTGCACTGGCCATCAACCACAGACTGGAAATCAAG TACATAGATTCTACCGACCTGGAGCCAAGCACCTTACAGGAAGAGCCCGTCCGGTACCACGAAGCATGGCAGAAGCTCTGTAGTGCTCA tggAGTGCTGGTTCCAGGCGGGTTTGGTGTTCGAGGAACGGAAGGAAAGATCCAAGCAATCGCCTGGGCTCGAAAACAGAAAAAGCCCTTTTTGG GTGTGTGCTTAGGAATGCAGCTGGCAGTGGTTGAATTCTCAAGAAATGTGCTGGGATGGCAAG ATGCCAATTCTACAGAGTTTGACCCTAAGACAAGTCACCCTGTG GTCATAGACATGCCGGAACACAATCCTGGGCAGATGGGTGGAACCATGAGGCTGGGCAAGAGGAGGACCCTGTTCCAGACCAAGAACTCAGTCATGA gaaaactctatggagatcCGGAATTCCTGGAGGAGAGGCATCGCCACAGATTCGAG GTAAATCCAGTCTTGAAAAAGTGTTTGGAAGAGCAAGGCTTGAAGTTTGTTGGCCAAGATGTTGGAGGAGAGAGAATGGAAATCGTGGAGTTGGAAG ATCACCCCTTTTTTGTTGGGGTTCAGTACCACCCTGAGTTCCTGTCCAGACCTATCAAGCCTTCCCCGCCCTACTTCGGCCTCCTCCTAGCCTCTGTAGGGAGGCTCCCACATTACCTGCAGAAAGGCTGCCGGCTCTCACCTAGGTGGGGTCGCTGGTCACTCAGTCACCAGCTTCTCATCTTCTCCagtcctttaaaaaacaaaagccaaacccatttccatagagttgattctgactcatag